GCATATTGCTAAAGTTTTTACCCCTTGAGCTTTTGCTATTTTTAAAGCTTCAAGTGTATCAGCAGTTTCTCCACTTTGTGAAATTACCACAAAAAGAGTATTTTTTCCTATAATAGCTTCTCTATATCTAAATTCACTTGCTACTTCTACTTTGGTTTTAACTTTAGCAAGTCTTTCAAGCAAATATGCTCCACTTAGTGCTGCATGATAGCTTGTTCCGCAAGCATAAAGAGTGATTTCTTCAATATCTTTTAAAATTT
This is a stretch of genomic DNA from Campylobacter sp. MG1. It encodes these proteins:
- a CDS encoding SIS domain-containing protein, whose product is DYGYVNLKECKLCHDQACIQPNFVVLSQDKSFAQKDGYRFFMEKEIYEQSRVLGEVLMGRLQGEEIVFEDINEEILKDIEEITLYACGTSYHAALSGAYLLERLAKVKTKVEVASEFRYREAIIGKNTLFVVISQSGETADTLEALKIAKAQGVKTLAIC